TGCTTGCCATGATGGTCATGTTGTTTTTTCTTCTGGAGAAGCGCTTCAGCGTAACCCGAATTCACACCCTTGTGAAAGGAGGCAGAAAATGAAAATTTTTACTGAGGCAGTTGTGTGGCTTTCCTTAGTGGTCTCCGCCTGCACCCAGGCGGACAAGACAGCAGCTACACCAAGATCGAATACTGTTCTACCAGGGCTGACACCTGAGGATATTCGGATGGTCTCACCGGCACTCGAGCGATACATGCAAGGCACTCTTCTGGGTGATCTATGGAAGCGTCCGGATCTATCCCCGCGAGACCGCAGCATTGTTACCATAGCGGTCCTGATTGCGCGTAATCAGGCGATCGAGATGCCATACCATTTCAACCTGGCGCTGGATAACGGCGTCAAACCAGGTGAGATTTCTGAGATTATCACGCATCTTGCGTTCTACTCTGGCTGGGTAAATGCTATGTCGGCGGTCGCAGTCGCGAAAGATGTTTTCAGTAAGCGTGGAATCGGATCGGATCAGCTTCCACCGGCCTCGGGTGAACTTCTTCCCCTCGACGAGACTGCCGAGGCGCAACGCGCGGCTCGTGTTGAGCAGGATGTCGGTCCAGTAGCACCGGGCCTTGTGCAGTATACCAGTGACGTGCTTTTCCGTGACCTCTGGCTACGTCCGGCCTTGGTACCTCGGGACCGGAGCCTGGTGACTGTCAGCGCCCTCATCGCCTCAGGTCAGGTCGCGCAAATCCCGTATCACCTCAATAGGGCAATGGATAATGGCCTAACGAAGGCCCAAGTCTCTGAGGTGCTCACACACCTGGCCTTTTATGCGGGGTGGCCTAACGTTTTTTCCGCAATACCGGTTGTCAAGGGCGTCTTTGAGAAACGTCCCAACTAGTAGGATTGTCCAGATGGAATCATGTAGGGTTTTCAGTATGGGGTAGTAAACGTCCCTTTCTTCCACTCAGAGCCGAATAGTCTGTAAGCCACCCCGGGTGGCTTTGCTCTGATCGTGTGTTTCATCATCTAAGAGTTAACCATGTCCGATAACGCTTCCCGACAACCTACGGCGACGGATATTCCCATCATGGCGGTACTGCTGGCGATCATGGCTGCGGTCTTTGTAATGTACCTTGTCATCGGTTTTGCGCTGCCGGTAATTCCGCTTTATGTGCATCAGGGCCTTGGTCTCGGTACCTTCGTGGTCGGTCTCGTCGCCGGCGCGCAGTACGCCGCGACCTTGGTCTCACGGCTGTGGTCAGGCCACTATGCCGACAACCGGGGCGCGAAGTACTCAGTCGTCGCCAGTTTGCTGGTTGCCGCGGCGGCGGGTCTCCTCTACCTTCTATCGCTCCGTTTCGTCGGCACTCCGGTAACATCAGTCTCAATCTTGCTGGTGGGTCGGGCCGTGCTCGGCGTGGCGGAGAGCCTTATCACGGTGGGGGCATTCGTCTGGGGACTGGCGCTCGTAGGACCACAGAACACGGGCAAGGTCATGGCCTGGGTGGGAGTGGCAATGTACGTTGCCTATGCGGTCGGCGCGCCGACCGGCACTGCTTTGTACGCTGGCTACGGCTTTGCAGCCATTGCACTTGTGACGACACTGATCCCCCTCGTCACCCTGCTACTCGTCGCACCGCTCCGCCCCATTGCGCCAATGTCCCAGACCCGCCCTGGATTCACGAGAGTCGTCGGTGCCGTTTGGGTACCAGGTCTCGGCCTGGCGCTCGGCAGCATCGGCTTCGGCGCTACCACAACGTTTATCGTTCTACTCTTTGCCCAACAGGGGTGGGGCCTGGCCTGGCTTGCTCTTACCGCTTTCAGCATTGTCTTCGTCATCGGGCGCGTTGTATTTGGCCATCTACCGGATAGGATCGGCGGCGCCAGGGTTGCGCTGGTCTGCGTGCTGATCGAAGCGGCTGGCCAGGCGCTGATCTGGCTTGCACCTCGGCCCACGCTGGCGTTGTTCGGGGCGGTGCTCACCGGCCTCGGCTACTCGCTCGTTTACCCCGGCTTTGGCGTGGAAGCGGTACGCCGCGCGCCGCCGGAAAATCATGGCCTCGCCACAGGGGCTTACACGGCTTTTCTCGACCTGGCGTTGGGACTCGCTAACCCTGCACTGGGGCTGGTTGCGAGCGGAGCCGGCTTAAGGGCGGTGTTCCTCGTCAGCACGCTGATCGTGATGTGTTCCGCGGTTATCGCCGTGCGGCTCATCAATGCACCGATGACCACCCCATGA
The genomic region above belongs to Candidatus Limnocylindrales bacterium and contains:
- a CDS encoding arabinose transporter is translated as MSDNASRQPTATDIPIMAVLLAIMAAVFVMYLVIGFALPVIPLYVHQGLGLGTFVVGLVAGAQYAATLVSRLWSGHYADNRGAKYSVVASLLVAAAAGLLYLLSLRFVGTPVTSVSILLVGRAVLGVAESLITVGAFVWGLALVGPQNTGKVMAWVGVAMYVAYAVGAPTGTALYAGYGFAAIALVTTLIPLVTLLLVAPLRPIAPMSQTRPGFTRVVGAVWVPGLGLALGSIGFGATTTFIVLLFAQQGWGLAWLALTAFSIVFVIGRVVFGHLPDRIGGARVALVCVLIEAAGQALIWLAPRPTLALFGAVLTGLGYSLVYPGFGVEAVRRAPPENHGLATGAYTAFLDLALGLANPALGLVASGAGLRAVFLVSTLIVMCSAVIAVRLINAPMTTP
- a CDS encoding carboxymuconolactone decarboxylase family protein — translated: MKIFTEAVVWLSLVVSACTQADKTAATPRSNTVLPGLTPEDIRMVSPALERYMQGTLLGDLWKRPDLSPRDRSIVTIAVLIARNQAIEMPYHFNLALDNGVKPGEISEIITHLAFYSGWVNAMSAVAVAKDVFSKRGIGSDQLPPASGELLPLDETAEAQRAARVEQDVGPVAPGLVQYTSDVLFRDLWLRPALVPRDRSLVTVSALIASGQVAQIPYHLNRAMDNGLTKAQVSEVLTHLAFYAGWPNVFSAIPVVKGVFEKRPN